From Alteribacter lacisalsi, a single genomic window includes:
- a CDS encoding CaiB/BaiF CoA transferase family protein — translation MGALDGVRVLDASQIMAGPYCTMVLADLGAEVIKVEKTNGGDDSRQMGPYINEESTSFFQINRNKKSIALNLKTDEGKEIFYNLAKESDVIVENFRPGVTQSLGIDYETMKGVNPELIYCSISGFGQSGPYSHKGGFDLVAQGMSGLMSMTGEEDGRPLKSGIAVYDIGAGITAAYSIMAAYIHKLKSGEGQHLDIALSEIGLPWFTWEAAAYFAEGTIPKATGSRHRVSAPYQAVKAKDSYMMLGCANQKTWENFCMNVAEKPEWITEPRFETNTLRHDNVEALEKEIENVLSSNNASYWIEKCERAGVPAGPINNFEEAMQNEHFLARNMVEEVDHPVIGKMKMIGIPTKFSKTPGEVRFASPLFGQHTEEILKSIGKSEADIQSLKDNGVTAARNVSEYRKAESVTR, via the coding sequence ATGGGTGCTTTAGACGGTGTACGCGTGCTTGATGCATCACAGATTATGGCCGGACCTTACTGCACCATGGTGCTCGCAGATTTAGGTGCAGAAGTCATCAAAGTTGAAAAAACGAATGGCGGCGATGACTCAAGACAAATGGGGCCCTATATAAACGAGGAATCTACCAGTTTCTTTCAGATTAATCGAAATAAAAAAAGCATTGCTTTGAATCTAAAGACGGATGAAGGGAAAGAGATTTTTTACAATCTGGCAAAGGAGTCGGATGTGATTGTAGAGAATTTCCGGCCTGGGGTGACTCAGTCACTGGGAATTGACTATGAAACGATGAAAGGAGTCAATCCGGAATTGATTTACTGTTCAATCTCCGGCTTCGGTCAAAGCGGTCCCTACTCACACAAAGGAGGTTTTGATCTGGTTGCACAGGGGATGAGCGGCCTGATGAGTATGACTGGTGAAGAAGACGGCAGACCCTTGAAATCAGGAATTGCAGTCTATGATATCGGAGCTGGAATAACGGCAGCCTACTCGATCATGGCAGCGTACATTCATAAGCTGAAATCCGGTGAAGGCCAGCATCTTGATATTGCCCTGAGTGAGATTGGCCTGCCTTGGTTTACCTGGGAGGCAGCTGCTTACTTTGCTGAAGGGACGATTCCAAAAGCAACCGGTTCAAGGCATAGGGTTTCCGCACCTTATCAGGCGGTAAAAGCCAAAGATTCCTATATGATGCTCGGTTGTGCCAATCAGAAAACATGGGAGAATTTCTGCATGAATGTTGCAGAAAAGCCGGAATGGATCACTGAGCCCCGCTTTGAAACGAATACACTGCGACATGATAATGTTGAGGCTTTAGAAAAGGAAATTGAAAATGTGCTATCCAGTAACAATGCTTCATATTGGATTGAAAAATGTGAACGTGCAGGTGTACCAGCCGGACCGATTAACAATTTTGAAGAAGCCATGCAAAATGAACATTTTCTTGCCAGAAACATGGTGGAAGAAGTGGATCACCCGGTAATCGGAAAGATGAAGATGATCGGGATTCCAACAAAGTTCTCGAAAACACCTGGTGAAGTCAGATTCGCCTCTCCTCTGTTTGGTCAGCATACGGAAGAAATTCTTAAATCTATCGGGAAATCAGAAGCAGATATTCAGTCTTTAAAAGATAATGGCGTGACTGCAGCAAGAAATGTAAGCGAATACAGGAAGGCCGAGAGTGTAACCCGGTAG
- a CDS encoding tripartite tricarboxylate transporter TctB family protein — MKGNLILSVIVIIFSLFFLYHSVNLPSSSTAIPGPGAWPTMLLIMMVILGLSLLVSTIRTARKGEVVSKEIQAEAGDEAAEEDFVPKVVFPYRYLVLLGIAVIYLFLVSGIGFLLATPLMLAGAAFLLGMRKVWSLVTTSVMGSAAVIVIFIVILNIPLPRGLGVFRELSYLIY; from the coding sequence ATGAAAGGGAATCTAATTTTATCTGTAATTGTCATAATCTTTTCGCTTTTCTTTCTATACCATTCGGTGAACCTGCCGTCTTCTTCGACTGCAATACCAGGTCCGGGAGCCTGGCCGACGATGCTTCTGATCATGATGGTTATTCTGGGGCTTTCTCTCTTAGTCAGCACGATTAGAACAGCCAGAAAAGGAGAGGTCGTTAGTAAGGAGATCCAAGCAGAAGCGGGAGACGAAGCTGCGGAAGAAGATTTTGTTCCCAAAGTGGTATTTCCATATCGGTATCTCGTTCTCTTAGGCATCGCTGTCATCTATCTGTTTCTGGTTTCGGGCATTGGTTTCTTACTGGCGACTCCGCTGATGCTCGCAGGTGCTGCTTTCCTGCTGGGAATGAGGAAAGTGTGGTCTCTGGTCACTACCTCAGTCATGGGGAGTGCAGCGGTCATCGTAATCTTTATTGTGATATTGAATATCCCGTTGCCAAGAGGCTTAGGTGTCTTCCGGGAATTAAGCTACTTGATCTATTAA
- a CDS encoding GNAT family N-acetyltransferase, with translation MTILETERLYLRELEMEDAEALARVLSDPESMQYYPEPFSPKRVKGWIEWNREDYKKYDHGLWAVILKEGDVFLGDCGITMQTIGNETVPEIGYHIIKAYWNQGYATEAANACKEYAFDVLQYPQVFSYTTAANIPSKKVAEKIGMKPYKVFEKNGEKQIVQVVRNWCETGTVLT, from the coding sequence TTGACAATACTCGAAACCGAAAGGCTCTATTTAAGAGAATTGGAAATGGAAGACGCCGAAGCGTTAGCCCGGGTCCTCTCAGACCCGGAATCGATGCAGTACTATCCTGAACCATTCAGTCCGAAGCGGGTGAAGGGCTGGATTGAGTGGAACCGGGAAGATTACAAAAAGTACGATCACGGATTGTGGGCGGTCATTTTAAAAGAGGGAGACGTCTTTCTCGGTGACTGTGGGATTACCATGCAGACAATCGGGAATGAAACCGTACCGGAGATTGGTTATCATATAATCAAAGCTTACTGGAATCAAGGGTATGCCACCGAAGCGGCGAATGCCTGCAAGGAGTATGCCTTTGATGTTTTACAGTATCCCCAGGTGTTTTCCTACACCACTGCTGCCAATATCCCCTCGAAGAAAGTGGCCGAAAAAATAGGAATGAAGCCATACAAAGTGTTTGAGAAGAACGGAGAGAAGCAGATCGTGCAGGTAGTGCGAAACTGGTGCGAAACGGGGACGGTTCTCACTTAA
- a CDS encoding tripartite tricarboxylate transporter permease, which translates to MLEGLIEGLFTVIQPIHLLALFAGVFIGFLGGAAPGISGTMLVVILLPITYSLDATSAFLMLTAIYAASVFSGSISAILFRTPGTPEAVATVFDGYPMAKKGNPGKALGVAIYSSAIGGILGTLILIFLTPVLAGFALQFSSPEYFALALLGLTVVASLSGKNLLKGFIGVGFGLFIATIGIDAISGTQRFTFDNSYLMSGIGLVPVLIGLFAISEVLRKSQEDHSVKNSMKKVKQKMLDTKLFRSLSGTIGRSSLLGTCIGILPGVGATTASMLSYSEAVRWSKKKEEFGKGNPEGIAAPESANNSAAMGALVPLLSLGIPGSATTAIILGAFILHGMQPGPMLVTTQPTLVYSIFIGLLIVNVLIIIFAKPFIAMFSQTLKVPYTVMGPIILLLCIIGSYAVRNSMMDVWIMLLFGLIGFFLEKNKFPLAPIVLGVVLGPLAEQEFRRSLQMAGGDMSIFFNRPISAVLISLAFIAVVAPIIKKMLDSRKNTNAKEDTNV; encoded by the coding sequence ATGTTAGAAGGACTAATAGAAGGGTTGTTTACTGTTATCCAGCCCATACATCTACTGGCACTGTTTGCAGGGGTCTTTATAGGATTTTTAGGAGGGGCTGCGCCGGGGATCAGCGGAACAATGCTTGTGGTCATTTTACTCCCGATTACCTATAGCCTGGATGCGACTTCAGCATTTCTGATGCTTACTGCCATTTATGCGGCTTCCGTGTTTTCAGGTTCTATAAGTGCAATATTATTCAGAACCCCGGGAACTCCCGAGGCTGTTGCTACAGTGTTTGACGGTTACCCTATGGCTAAAAAGGGGAACCCGGGAAAAGCGCTTGGTGTCGCGATCTACAGTTCTGCTATAGGAGGGATTCTTGGCACTCTTATTCTTATATTTCTGACTCCGGTGCTGGCAGGATTTGCACTTCAGTTCTCCTCACCTGAATATTTTGCACTTGCTTTGCTTGGTTTGACTGTTGTTGCTTCTTTAAGCGGCAAAAACCTGTTGAAGGGTTTTATAGGAGTTGGTTTTGGTCTGTTTATTGCAACGATCGGAATCGATGCAATATCTGGAACCCAAAGATTTACATTTGACAATAGTTATCTCATGAGTGGTATTGGTTTGGTTCCTGTTCTCATAGGACTGTTTGCCATCTCGGAGGTTCTCAGGAAATCACAGGAAGATCACAGTGTAAAAAACAGTATGAAAAAAGTGAAGCAGAAAATGCTTGATACAAAGCTGTTCAGGAGTCTTTCGGGAACGATAGGAAGATCTTCACTCTTAGGGACTTGTATCGGTATTCTTCCTGGAGTCGGTGCAACCACAGCTTCGATGCTGAGTTACAGTGAAGCCGTTAGGTGGTCAAAAAAGAAAGAAGAGTTCGGTAAGGGGAATCCGGAAGGAATAGCAGCTCCGGAGTCGGCAAACAACTCTGCTGCTATGGGGGCTCTTGTACCTTTACTTTCTCTAGGAATACCGGGCAGTGCTACAACAGCCATTATTTTAGGCGCATTTATCCTGCATGGCATGCAGCCGGGTCCTATGCTGGTTACCACACAACCTACCCTGGTTTATTCGATCTTTATCGGTTTATTGATTGTAAACGTTCTTATTATTATTTTTGCCAAACCTTTTATTGCAATGTTTTCCCAGACACTGAAGGTGCCCTACACAGTGATGGGACCGATTATTCTACTGCTTTGTATTATTGGAAGCTATGCAGTGAGAAATTCAATGATGGACGTATGGATTATGCTCCTGTTTGGACTTATCGGATTCTTTCTAGAGAAAAACAAATTTCCTCTTGCTCCGATTGTCCTGGGCGTCGTACTTGGACCGTTGGCAGAGCAGGAATTCCGCAGATCCCTTCAGATGGCAGGGGGGGACATGTCTATATTCTTTAATCGGCCGATCAGTGCTGTCCTGATCAGTCTGGCTTTCATCGCTGTAGTGGCTCCAATTATTAAAAAAATGCTTGATTCCAGAAAGAATACGAACGCCAAGGAGGATACCAATGTCTGA
- a CDS encoding tripartite tricarboxylate transporter substrate binding protein: MKKYLMLSISCLIAFTLTACNDNDPAANAGVDESNSNDEAGNFPSRDIDILVGFGAGGGTDNFARAVGQELSDILDVNVNVINQEGAAGVIAGEHVASQPADGHTIWAISSFPVTSANGTNKNDLEVMKPIARVQNDTYTLQVKDGTFETVDELVAHAEENPGGIQLGGVGTLGINDISARSIMEEMGIDMNYVSFEGAGQMHAALLGGHIDVMLEAFAPTMPQIEGGEIDPLVVFAEDRVDAFPDVPASAEKGWDFYDGVERGFAVRRDTPEEIIEKIESAVREAVETTRYQEYAANSYLDLRDGWLDSDEYEERLETIIEEYAQVLSEIE, from the coding sequence ATGAAAAAGTATCTCATGTTATCTATTTCCTGTCTTATTGCATTCACATTAACAGCCTGTAATGACAATGACCCCGCAGCCAATGCAGGTGTTGATGAAAGTAATAGTAATGATGAGGCGGGGAACTTTCCATCCAGGGATATCGACATTCTCGTAGGGTTTGGAGCAGGAGGAGGGACGGACAACTTTGCCCGTGCCGTTGGACAGGAATTGAGTGATATTCTCGATGTTAATGTGAATGTGATCAATCAGGAAGGAGCAGCCGGAGTCATTGCCGGAGAACACGTTGCTTCCCAGCCCGCAGATGGTCATACGATCTGGGCAATTTCTTCCTTTCCGGTAACCTCTGCAAACGGAACAAATAAGAACGATCTTGAAGTAATGAAGCCGATTGCCAGGGTTCAAAATGATACGTACACCCTGCAGGTTAAGGACGGAACCTTTGAAACTGTAGACGAGTTAGTGGCTCATGCCGAGGAGAATCCAGGAGGCATTCAACTGGGTGGAGTAGGGACACTGGGCATTAATGATATTTCCGCACGAAGCATTATGGAAGAAATGGGTATTGACATGAATTACGTATCCTTTGAAGGTGCAGGGCAGATGCACGCAGCCCTTTTAGGCGGCCATATCGATGTCATGCTTGAAGCATTTGCACCAACTATGCCTCAAATAGAAGGTGGAGAGATTGATCCACTTGTTGTTTTCGCAGAAGATCGAGTGGATGCTTTTCCTGACGTACCTGCCAGTGCAGAAAAGGGATGGGATTTCTACGACGGTGTTGAACGTGGCTTTGCCGTAAGGAGAGATACACCAGAGGAAATTATTGAGAAGATTGAAAGCGCTGTCAGAGAAGCGGTGGAAACGACAAGGTATCAGGAGTACGCTGCAAATTCCTATCTTGATCTAAGAGACGGATGGCTGGATTCGGATGAGTATGAAGAGAGACTTGAGACAATTATTGAAGAATATGCCCAAGTGTTATCTGAAATAGAGTAA
- a CDS encoding SRPBCC family protein: MNNYGSLYEKEGRNVLVFERQYPYSPETIFPYISEPAYFTQWYPFATGEMDLRVGGKIMFDDSEGTIYEAVVTEFNPPNTFCFLEVKDLIEINIHETDEGSTLTFSHTFDDQAMAVYTAAGWHKCLDVLGQIIDGHAVKWDNDSSDLREYYKEKFKEKRRP, encoded by the coding sequence ATGAATAACTATGGCAGTCTCTATGAAAAAGAAGGAAGAAATGTTCTGGTGTTTGAACGTCAATATCCTTACAGTCCTGAAACAATCTTTCCCTATATCTCCGAACCAGCCTACTTCACTCAGTGGTATCCGTTTGCAACTGGCGAGATGGATCTCAGGGTTGGTGGAAAGATCATGTTCGATGATAGTGAAGGGACAATTTATGAGGCTGTTGTTACCGAATTCAACCCTCCAAATACCTTTTGTTTTCTGGAAGTCAAAGATCTGATTGAAATAAACATACATGAGACCGATGAAGGGTCAACCTTGACGTTCAGCCATACCTTTGATGATCAGGCAATGGCGGTCTATACAGCTGCAGGATGGCACAAGTGTCTGGATGTCCTTGGTCAAATCATCGATGGACATGCAGTAAAATGGGATAATGATTCATCTGATCTACGTGAATACTACAAAGAAAAGTTTAAAGAAAAAAGGAGACCCTGA
- a CDS encoding GntR family transcriptional regulator, which yields MSALSVSQPLYQQAYETIKKSILSGQLGPGSKLVTTRLAEQYQISRTPLREALRQLQVEGLLVLKQSHLEVVTLDKNDFAELSQCRLVLEREIISYIVEGIKDEQISEVEAVIEEAEKACEEQEALRLLELNSQFHRMLYEVCSNKRLVQLLDQVRSLLLIYRANTIINQHENKEILAEHKDLLEVIKKRDYEEALASVEKHLENDMKRGESVIE from the coding sequence ATGTCAGCACTATCAGTATCTCAGCCTTTATATCAGCAGGCTTACGAAACCATTAAAAAATCAATTCTATCAGGTCAGTTAGGACCGGGATCCAAGCTTGTTACAACGAGGTTGGCAGAGCAGTATCAGATCAGCAGGACTCCGCTTCGCGAGGCCTTGAGACAGCTCCAGGTAGAGGGCCTTCTTGTTCTCAAACAGAGCCATCTTGAAGTCGTCACATTGGATAAGAATGATTTTGCAGAGTTATCTCAATGCAGGCTGGTACTCGAAAGAGAGATCATTAGCTACATTGTTGAAGGCATTAAAGATGAGCAGATCAGTGAAGTAGAGGCCGTCATTGAAGAAGCAGAGAAAGCGTGCGAAGAACAGGAAGCTCTGAGGCTTCTGGAATTGAACTCCCAATTCCACAGAATGCTCTATGAAGTCTGTTCAAACAAGCGTCTGGTACAGCTTCTTGATCAGGTTAGATCGCTTCTGTTAATTTACAGAGCCAATACGATTATCAATCAACATGAGAACAAAGAAATCCTGGCTGAACATAAAGATCTTTTGGAAGTAATAAAAAAGAGAGATTATGAAGAGGCACTGGCGTCAGTTGAAAAACACTTGGAGAACGATATGAAAAGAGGAGAGTCAGTTATTGAATAA
- a CDS encoding iron-containing alcohol dehydrogenase family protein, translating to MRATWKVNFTETVVFGNGAINELPDLCDKFNAKNIVIVTDRGIKDAGILQKVVDTFDESYQTFVYDRAVPEPPVDSAVECLEEAKNYMDVDLIVGLGGGSSIDLAKVVALLLRYGGEPADYFGEHKVPGPVAPLIAIPTTAGTGSEVTSVTVLTDVKNKMKTGISANELRPKVALLDPELTLKLPAYVTACSGIDALSHALEAYTAKDAHYIDTDDELLFQGGNPISDALALQAIKYIFEGLVLAVNQGSNIEARSKMLMGSLLAGQAFSNAGTAAAHALAYPLGGIVKSPHGELTGLLLPHVLKYNQPVIKEKLATVERFICPESGVLSEEEAGCRFIERVEQLLEEIQLPSSLSQIGVMEEDLPEVAEKALTIDRLVRNTPRVPTKESFENLLLSAL from the coding sequence ATGAGAGCAACCTGGAAGGTAAATTTTACGGAAACTGTTGTATTCGGAAATGGCGCAATCAATGAGCTTCCGGATCTGTGTGATAAATTTAATGCAAAAAACATCGTAATTGTAACAGATCGTGGCATTAAGGATGCGGGGATTCTTCAAAAGGTAGTGGATACTTTTGATGAGTCGTATCAAACCTTTGTTTATGACAGGGCTGTACCGGAACCACCTGTTGACAGTGCAGTTGAGTGTTTGGAAGAAGCAAAGAACTATATGGATGTGGACCTGATTGTCGGTCTTGGGGGAGGAAGCAGTATCGATCTTGCCAAAGTGGTCGCTCTACTTCTCCGGTACGGCGGAGAACCAGCAGATTATTTTGGAGAACACAAAGTTCCAGGGCCTGTGGCCCCTCTGATTGCGATCCCAACCACAGCAGGCACAGGATCGGAAGTAACATCGGTTACCGTTTTGACCGATGTGAAAAACAAGATGAAAACAGGTATTTCCGCTAACGAACTCCGCCCGAAAGTGGCCCTGCTGGATCCGGAACTTACCCTGAAACTCCCTGCATATGTGACAGCGTGTTCAGGAATTGATGCTCTCAGTCATGCGCTCGAAGCATATACGGCGAAAGACGCCCACTATATTGATACAGACGATGAGCTGCTGTTTCAAGGTGGGAACCCGATTAGTGATGCACTGGCGCTTCAGGCAATTAAATATATTTTTGAGGGGCTGGTACTCGCGGTTAACCAGGGCTCAAACATTGAAGCGAGAAGCAAGATGCTGATGGGCAGCCTGCTGGCTGGTCAGGCATTTTCGAATGCTGGGACAGCCGCGGCTCATGCTCTTGCCTATCCGCTGGGCGGTATTGTCAAATCGCCGCACGGAGAGTTGACAGGCTTACTTTTGCCTCATGTTCTTAAATATAACCAGCCGGTTATTAAAGAAAAGCTTGCAACAGTCGAGCGTTTTATTTGTCCTGAAAGTGGTGTACTTAGTGAAGAAGAGGCAGGCTGCCGATTTATTGAAAGAGTGGAGCAGCTTCTGGAAGAAATTCAGCTTCCGTCTTCTCTCTCGCAAATTGGCGTAATGGAAGAGGACTTGCCCGAAGTTGCAGAGAAAGCACTGACAATTGATCGGCTTGTCCGAAATACGCCACGAGTGCCAACGAAGGAAAGTTTTGAGAATCTTTTGCTTAGTGCTCTATAA
- a CDS encoding gamma carbonic anhydrase family protein encodes MNKYSLKKRIPSIEASAYVAPGAHIIGNVTLGKQSSIWFNAVLRGDEEAIEVGDGTNVQDGTIVHADPGYPVKIGKNVTVGHNATIHGCIIEDGALIGMGATVLNGAVIKKGAVVGAGALVPENRVIEENALAVGLPARPISKLSEEESRKAQAGADTYIARGIEYKNEGI; translated from the coding sequence ATGAATAAGTACAGCCTGAAAAAGCGAATTCCTTCCATAGAAGCTTCAGCCTATGTGGCCCCAGGTGCCCATATTATTGGAAATGTGACTCTGGGAAAACAATCCAGTATCTGGTTTAATGCAGTGCTGAGAGGTGATGAGGAAGCCATTGAGGTGGGGGACGGGACCAATGTCCAGGACGGCACGATTGTTCATGCAGACCCGGGTTACCCGGTAAAGATCGGTAAAAACGTCACGGTTGGCCATAACGCAACCATCCATGGCTGTATCATTGAAGACGGCGCTTTAATTGGCATGGGGGCAACGGTGCTGAATGGAGCTGTCATTAAAAAAGGCGCTGTAGTTGGTGCGGGAGCATTAGTACCGGAAAACAGAGTCATAGAAGAAAATGCGCTGGCTGTAGGCTTGCCGGCCAGACCAATCTCGAAGCTCAGTGAGGAAGAAAGCAGGAAAGCCCAAGCGGGAGCAGATACTTATATAGCCAGAGGAATTGAATATAAAAATGAAGGTATCTAA
- a CDS encoding aldehyde dehydrogenase family protein: MTTETMSYPHVIGEDRTKNQETIDVENKYDQRVLGSVFRGGKEEVDRAVAAARQAFEQSQLTPSERGELLRKAAELFSEKKEELAQTITAEVGKVIRDARMEVDRGIQTFLAAAEEAGRITGHTVPIENQKGNENRLAFTIRQPVGVIGAITPFNFPFNLTAHKLAPALAAGNTVVLKPAEKTPLSAMMMVDLLLEAGFRPGTINVVNGYGHEAGDALLRHPDVDMYTFTGSPDVGKIIKSTTGIRKVTLELGSNAPNIVHSDVDDLYEVAKSCVEKGMMHNGQACISVQRIYVHEDRADEFLRYAKEAAEALEVGNPQDDDTRVGPLIDVKSAERIEAWVNEAVSGGARIISGGRREGAIYYPTVLTDVQPDMRVVCEEVFAPVVVVVPYSDIQEAIRQANDSRFGLQVGVFTKDIDLAIHAAKKLRYGGIILNDVSTFRADTMPYGGIKDSGVGKEGPKYAIEEMTDEKIIVINAK; encoded by the coding sequence ATGACGACAGAAACAATGTCCTATCCTCATGTTATTGGGGAAGATCGGACGAAAAATCAGGAAACTATCGATGTAGAAAATAAATATGATCAACGTGTCTTAGGTTCTGTTTTTCGAGGGGGGAAAGAAGAGGTTGATCGTGCTGTAGCTGCAGCAAGGCAGGCCTTTGAGCAGTCACAGCTAACCCCTTCAGAGCGAGGGGAACTGTTAAGAAAGGCAGCTGAATTGTTCAGTGAGAAGAAAGAAGAACTCGCACAAACCATTACTGCAGAGGTAGGAAAGGTAATACGTGATGCGCGAATGGAAGTGGACAGAGGCATTCAGACGTTTCTTGCTGCTGCAGAGGAAGCAGGTCGGATTACAGGCCACACGGTCCCCATTGAGAATCAAAAAGGAAACGAAAACAGACTTGCGTTTACGATCCGGCAGCCGGTCGGTGTCATCGGAGCGATCACACCTTTTAATTTTCCATTTAATCTGACTGCACACAAACTGGCACCTGCACTTGCAGCAGGAAATACAGTCGTGCTTAAACCAGCCGAAAAAACGCCATTAAGTGCCATGATGATGGTGGACCTTCTCCTTGAAGCGGGATTTCGGCCGGGAACAATAAATGTGGTGAACGGGTATGGTCACGAAGCTGGTGACGCTCTTTTAAGACATCCGGATGTGGACATGTACACCTTTACCGGGAGTCCCGATGTAGGAAAAATTATTAAAAGTACTACCGGGATCCGGAAGGTGACGCTGGAGCTAGGAAGCAACGCCCCGAATATTGTCCATTCCGATGTTGACGATCTGTATGAAGTTGCAAAATCGTGTGTCGAGAAGGGTATGATGCATAATGGTCAGGCGTGTATTTCGGTGCAGCGGATTTATGTGCATGAAGACCGTGCTGATGAATTTCTGAGGTATGCCAAAGAGGCAGCCGAAGCCTTGGAAGTTGGAAATCCTCAGGACGATGATACACGAGTCGGGCCCCTTATCGACGTTAAAAGTGCTGAACGGATTGAGGCATGGGTAAATGAAGCGGTTTCCGGAGGAGCACGGATCATCAGCGGAGGTCGAAGAGAAGGAGCTATTTACTATCCGACTGTACTTACCGACGTTCAACCGGATATGAGAGTGGTTTGTGAAGAAGTATTTGCGCCGGTTGTAGTCGTTGTTCCATATTCAGATATTCAGGAAGCGATCCGTCAGGCGAACGATTCCCGTTTTGGATTACAGGTTGGCGTTTTTACCAAGGATATTGATCTGGCCATTCATGCAGCGAAGAAACTTCGCTATGGAGGCATCATCCTCAATGACGTGTCGACTTTCCGAGCGGACACGATGCCCTACGGTGGAATTAAAGATAGTGGAGTAGGAAAAGAAGGGCCGAAGTATGCGATTGAAGAAATGACAGACGAAAAAATAATTGTCATAAATGCGAAGTAA
- a CDS encoding enoyl-CoA hydratase-related protein, translating into MSEQKKDLILTKEGSIATIVINRAEKRNALTHEMWKDLPDLLNDVEEDENIKVLIVSGAGKQAFAAGADISEFNTLRASAEGARVYNEATQNAEKKLEQLSKPTIAMIQGFCVGGGLEIALACDFRFTSDTGVFGITPAKIGIIYNLAGTKKLVDLVGPARAKDILFSGRMLDAEEAYEIGLVERLYAESELTEKTYDYANLLASRAQNSIRGLKRVITEVEYGAVVESKEIEDLILQSFDSDEYLEGVKAFQEKRKPVFK; encoded by the coding sequence ATGTCTGAACAAAAGAAGGATCTGATTCTAACGAAAGAAGGAAGTATTGCGACCATCGTGATAAATAGAGCTGAAAAAAGGAATGCTCTCACACATGAAATGTGGAAGGACCTTCCGGATCTCCTTAATGATGTGGAAGAGGATGAAAACATCAAAGTGCTGATTGTGAGCGGAGCCGGTAAACAGGCGTTTGCTGCCGGAGCCGACATCAGCGAGTTCAATACGCTGAGGGCATCAGCTGAGGGTGCCAGAGTTTATAACGAGGCTACCCAAAATGCGGAAAAAAAGCTGGAACAATTAAGTAAACCTACAATTGCCATGATCCAGGGGTTTTGTGTAGGGGGAGGACTTGAAATCGCCCTTGCCTGCGATTTCCGTTTTACATCTGATACCGGGGTGTTTGGCATCACTCCGGCTAAAATCGGAATTATTTACAATTTAGCAGGTACAAAAAAGCTTGTGGACCTGGTAGGCCCTGCAAGAGCCAAGGACATTTTGTTCTCCGGCCGCATGCTTGATGCAGAGGAAGCCTACGAGATCGGACTGGTTGAAAGATTGTACGCTGAAAGTGAACTTACTGAAAAGACATATGACTATGCGAATCTTCTCGCCTCAAGGGCACAAAACTCTATCAGGGGTCTAAAAAGAGTCATAACTGAAGTGGAGTACGGAGCGGTGGTGGAATCGAAGGAAATTGAAGACCTGATCCTTCAATCATTTGACTCAGATGAGTACCTTGAGGGCGTTAAGGCATTTCAGGAAAAAAGAAAACCAGTATTTAAGTGA
- a CDS encoding DinB family protein, with protein MKTICDDLSFEDCGVKITEDTASIWQILNHMIYWQDFHLSLCKRKNVSFPRHSSDTWVFEARPETAGEWEEAVQDFKRKLDEIEIFTEQMLAGSDQNHTADSFIADTMALINHNSYHAGQIVHIRKVINAWTHSKGDTW; from the coding sequence ATGAAAACGATATGTGATGATTTATCCTTTGAAGATTGTGGAGTGAAAATAACCGAAGATACGGCTTCCATCTGGCAAATCCTTAATCATATGATTTACTGGCAGGACTTTCATTTATCTCTGTGTAAAAGGAAAAACGTCTCTTTTCCCCGCCATTCCAGTGATACCTGGGTGTTTGAGGCAAGACCGGAAACTGCGGGAGAATGGGAGGAGGCAGTGCAGGATTTTAAAAGGAAGCTGGATGAAATCGAAATTTTTACTGAGCAAATGCTGGCTGGTTCCGACCAAAACCACACTGCAGACTCCTTCATTGCCGACACCATGGCACTCATCAATCACAATAGCTATCATGCCGGACAGATCGTTCATATCAGAAAAGTGATAAACGCCTGGACACACTCCAAAGGAGATACCTGGTGA